TGGTCACCGGGGCGGGGTGATGCCCCACGGAGGCCAGGAGCTCCGCCCGTACGGAGGCGAGGGCCGGGCCCGCCGCGCCGGCGCGGACGGCGGCCGAGACGCGGCCCGCGCAGGGCGAGCAGGACTCGACGTGCTTCTCCAGGGACCAGGCGTCCGTCTCGGGAGCGGCGCCCTCCGCGTACCGGAGCGCCAGCGCATCGGTGACGTGCCAGTCGGCGGCGGGTCGGGGGGACGTCATGCGGTGCCTCCCAGGGGATACGGGCCGCCGGCGCCGAGGGCGGCGCGCAGTTCGCGGCGGGCGCGCAGGGCGCGGGTCTTGACCGTGCCCTCGGGTATGCCGAGGAGCCGGGCGGTCTCGCGGGTCGTCAGCCCGTCGACGACGGTCGCCCGCAGGACCTCGGCCAGCTCGGGCGAGATCCGGTCGAGGGCGGCGCCCACCTCCCCGTACTCCAGGCCCGCGAGCACGCGTTCCTCGGCGGAGGGCGCGGGGGCGGCGGGTTCTGGGGGTGCGGCGGCGGCCCGTTCGGTGCGTTCGGCGCGGGCCCGGGCGCGCTGGGCGTCCACGAGCCGCCGGGCGGCTATCACCCAGAGCCAGCCCCCGGCCTCGCCCCGGCCGCGGTGGCCGCCGGCCGAGCGCCAGACCGTGACGAAGGTGTCCTGGAGGACCTCCCGTACGGTCTCCTCGTCCGGGCAGCGCCGGGTGAGCCGGGCGTGCAGCCAGCCCGCGTGCCGGTCGTAGAGGACGGCGAGCGCCTCGGAGTCCCCCCGGGCGACCGCGCGCAGCAGCGCCGCGTCGTCGTCCTCGTCTCCCCCAGTGGGGCCTGCCCCTGAGGGGCGCAACAGTCTCACGCCCTCTCTATCGCGTGCGGACCCCGGTTCGGTTCACGGCGGGTCCGACGCCCGGTTCAGGGGCTCGTCGGCGGGCCGCCCTCCGGGAGGGCGGCGAAGACGCGCTGGAGGGCGGGCGGGCGTTCGCCGTCGCCCGCGACGACGAGGCGGTGGCGGTACGTGACGAAGTACTGGAACCCGTCGGCGATCGGGCTGCCGGTGGGCCGCTCCGGGACCCTCGCGAACGCCGGGTCCTCCAGCGCGGCGCGCAGCTCGGCGACCTCCGCGGGGGTCTGCTGCCCGGTACGGGGCGGCTTCGTGCCGGAGCGGCTGGTCCAGCTGCCGTCGTAGTGGACGACGAGCTGGTTGCGTACCCCGGCGAGGCCGCCGTTGACGACGACCTCGACGAGGACCTCGCCGGGCTGGGGCTCCTGGGAGGGGGCGGTGGCCGTCGGATCCGCCGCGCCGCTCGGTGCGCTTGCCGTCGGGGGTTCGGGGGGCACGCTCACGCCCGGTGCCGGGCCGCCCGGCGCGGGCGGCACCTCGGGCCCGCAGGCGCTCGCGCCACCGACCAGGACCGCCGCAAGCAGCAGGGTCCCGCACCACTTGCCCCGTACGCCTCGCACCATGGATCGAGCATGCCTCGTACGGGGTCCCCCGCGCAGCCGGACGGTCAGGTTCCCGACCGGACGATCCCGGTGACGGGCCCGCGGTAGCGCCAGTCCAGGGAGTCGTACAGCGCGAGGCCGTCCGTGGTCGCGGCCAGCACCCCGGTCTCGGCGCCCGCCTGCGCGGCGGCGGCCTCCAGGGTGCGCATGACGTTCGCGCCGAGGCCGCGCCGCCGGTGCGCGGGGTCGGTCTCGATCTGGTCGGCGACGGCCGTGGAACCGGTCGGGGCGATCTGGCCGCGCGCGGCGAGGGCGCCGTCCGGGGCGAGGACGCGGACCCGGATGACCCCGTCCCGTACCTCGGTCGTCCGCGCGTATCCCTCCGGCGGCGCGGGCCGGACGGCCGGGTCCAGGGGCTTGACCATCATGAAGCCCGGGTCGTCGGGGACCGTCCACCCCTCGGTGATCCACGGCGCCACCTCCTCCGGCGTGGCCATCACCTTGAGCCAGCTGTACGGCTCGGTGAGCCGGGCGCAGAGCGCGCCGACGGAGGCCGCGTCCGGGGCGGGCAGCACATGGCGTACGACGTGCCGGGGCAGTCCGACGTCGATCCGGTAGCCCCAGGGCTCGGCGACGGGGGGCGGGGTGTCCCGGGAGACGGCCCAGCCGGCCACCCAAGCAGAAGTAATAGCTGAGATATCCATGCAGTCATTACATCTGCCGTTCATGACCCGGCGGGAGGGTGATCGCTCAGAGCGAACGGCCCGAGGGGAACATTCCTGGGCTCACGTGCATTGAGTCCGTACAGCTCAACTTGAGTGCCGAAGGGGAGATCATGGCTTCTGAGTCCAAGGCGTCCGCGCCGCTCACCCTGCCTGTGCTGCCGCTCGACGACGAGGTCGTGCTGCCCGGGATGGTGGTGCCGCTGGACCTGTCCGACAACGACGTACGGGCCGCCGTCGAGGCCGCCCAGGCCGCCGCGCGCAACGGCACCGGCAAGCCGCGGGTGCTGCTCGTGCCCCGCGTCGACGGGACCTACGCCGCGACCGGCGTCCTCGGCACCGTCGAGCAGGTCGGACGGCTGTCCGACGGCGACCCCGGCGCGCTGATCCGCGGCCGCGACCGCGTGCGCATCGGCGCCGGTACGACCGGACCCGGCGGTGCCCTCTGGGTCGAGGGCACCGCCGTCGAGGAGGCCCTGCCCGACCCGCTGCCCGGCTCCGTGACCGAGCTGGTCAGGGAGTACAAGGCGCTGGCCACCAGCTGGCTCAAGAAGCGCGGCGCCTGGCAGGTCGTCGACCGTGTCCAGCAGATCGACGGCGTCGGCGCCCTCGCCGACAACTCCGGCTACTCGCCCTTCCTCACCGTCGAGCAGAAGGTCGAGCTCCTGGAGACCGCCGACCCGGTCGCCCGCCTCAGGCTCGCCACCGCCCAGCTCCGCGAGCACCTCGCCGAGCAGGACGTCGCCGAGACCATCGCCAAGGACGTCCAGGAGGGCGTCGACAAGCAGCAGCGCGAGTTCCTCCTCCGCCGCCAGCTCGAAGCCGTCCGCAAGGAACTCCGCGAGCTGGGCGGCGAGAGCGAGGGCGACGAGACCGACGACTACCGCGCCCGCGTCGAGGCCGCCGACCTGCCCGAGAAGGTCCGCGAGGCGGCCCTCAAGGAGGTCGACAAACTGGAGCGGTCCAGCGACCAGTCCCCGGAGGGCTCCTGGATCCGCACCTGGCTCGACACCGTCCTCGAACTGCCCTGGAGCGAGCGCACCGAGGACCAGTACGACATCCCGGGCGCCCAGGCGATCCTCGACGCCGAACACGCGGGCCTCGAGGACGTGAAGGAGCGCATCACCGAGTACCTCGCCGTGCGCAAGCGCCGCGCCGAGCGCGGCCTCGGCGTCGTCGGCGGCCGCCGCGGCGGAGCCGTCCTCGCCCTCGTCGGCCCGCCCGGCGTCGGCAAGACCTCGCTCGGCGAGTCCGTCGCCCACGCCATGGGCCGGAAGTTCGTCCGCGTCGCCCTCGGCGGCGTCCGCGACGAGGCCGAGATCCGCGGCCACCGGCGGACCTACGTCGGAGCCCTGCCCGGCCGGATCGTCCGGGCGATCAAGGAGGCCGGGTCCATGAACCCCGTGGTCCTCCTCGACGAGATCGACAAGGTCGGCTCCGACTTCCGGGGCGACCCGGCGGCGGCCCTCCTCGAAGTCCTCGACCCCGCCCAGAACCACACCTTCCGTGACCACTACCTGGAGGTCGAACTCGACCTCTCCGACGTCGTCTTCCTCGCCACCGCCAACGTGCTCGAAGCCATCCCGGAGGCCTTGCTC
Above is a genomic segment from Streptomyces sp. NBC_00094 containing:
- a CDS encoding RNA polymerase sigma factor, with protein sequence MRLLRPSGAGPTGGDEDDDAALLRAVARGDSEALAVLYDRHAGWLHARLTRRCPDEETVREVLQDTFVTVWRSAGGHRGRGEAGGWLWVIAARRLVDAQRARARAERTERAAAAPPEPAAPAPSAEERVLAGLEYGEVGAALDRISPELAEVLRATVVDGLTTRETARLLGIPEGTVKTRALRARRELRAALGAGGPYPLGGTA
- a CDS encoding GNAT family N-acetyltransferase — its product is MDISAITSAWVAGWAVSRDTPPPVAEPWGYRIDVGLPRHVVRHVLPAPDAASVGALCARLTEPYSWLKVMATPEEVAPWITEGWTVPDDPGFMMVKPLDPAVRPAPPEGYARTTEVRDGVIRVRVLAPDGALAARGQIAPTGSTAVADQIETDPAHRRRGLGANVMRTLEAAAAQAGAETGVLAATTDGLALYDSLDWRYRGPVTGIVRSGT
- the lon gene encoding endopeptidase La; the encoded protein is MASESKASAPLTLPVLPLDDEVVLPGMVVPLDLSDNDVRAAVEAAQAAARNGTGKPRVLLVPRVDGTYAATGVLGTVEQVGRLSDGDPGALIRGRDRVRIGAGTTGPGGALWVEGTAVEEALPDPLPGSVTELVREYKALATSWLKKRGAWQVVDRVQQIDGVGALADNSGYSPFLTVEQKVELLETADPVARLRLATAQLREHLAEQDVAETIAKDVQEGVDKQQREFLLRRQLEAVRKELRELGGESEGDETDDYRARVEAADLPEKVREAALKEVDKLERSSDQSPEGSWIRTWLDTVLELPWSERTEDQYDIPGAQAILDAEHAGLEDVKERITEYLAVRKRRAERGLGVVGGRRGGAVLALVGPPGVGKTSLGESVAHAMGRKFVRVALGGVRDEAEIRGHRRTYVGALPGRIVRAIKEAGSMNPVVLLDEIDKVGSDFRGDPAAALLEVLDPAQNHTFRDHYLEVELDLSDVVFLATANVLEAIPEALLDRMELVRLDGYTEDEKVVIARDHLLPRQLERAGLEPGEVVLEDASLRKLAGEYTREAGVRTLERAVARLLRKVTAQHELGGRELPFTVTPEDLRDLIGRPHHVPESAQDPAERRTAVPGVATGLAVTGAGGDVLFVEASLADPETGAAGLTLTGQLGDVMKESAQIALSFLRSHGAELELPVTGLKDRGVHIHFPAGSVPKDGPSAGVTMTTALASLLSGRLVRTDVAMTGEVSLTGRVLPIGGVKQKLLAAHRAGITTVVIPKRNEADLDDVPAEILEKLEVHPVTDVRQVLEIALAPAAVRVGVAA